In Carassius gibelio isolate Cgi1373 ecotype wild population from Czech Republic chromosome B2, carGib1.2-hapl.c, whole genome shotgun sequence, a single genomic region encodes these proteins:
- the LOC127951039 gene encoding 5'-AMP-activated protein kinase subunit gamma-1 isoform X1, with translation MGSTVMDSKKKDSAKKSSKKKRSLRLNMPDLSTFTSSLMDGETDRTDKDEMHKGDGSESASTPASQPCTPSSAPVCPRTSPGTPKSIFPHPLSSHQDSPPKSPRRLSFSGIFRSSPSSAPARIFSKSRKGSGLSTPPTTPTQSPAPPVFSMESPSPVERVEERRSRSLSSPPDTGQRFSLSTSTNKPPIASYTFYSTSRQSCVLAEGMLEKLELDNEAAEEPDNDIYMRFMKSHKCYDLIPTSSKLVVFDTSLQVKKAFFALVANGVRAAPLWETKKQSFVGMLTITDFIIILHRYYKSPLVQIYELEEHKIETWRELYLQETFKPLVNISPDASIFDAVYSLIKNKIHRLPVIDPVTGNALYILTHKRILKFLQLFVCEMPKPAFMRQTLEELGIGTYSNIAFIHPDTPIIKALGMFVERRVSALPVVDVTGKVVDIYSKFDVINLAAEKTYNNLDITVTQALLHRSQYFEGVMKCYRHETVETIVDRIVKAEVHRLVVVDDNSSIEGIISLSDILQALVLTPAGGRRRDSVTE, from the exons GGTGACGGTAGTGAGTCAGCTAGCACTCCTGCCAGTCAGCCCTGTACCCCATCTTCAGCCCCCGTATGTCCCAGGACCAGTCCAGGCACTCCTAAAAGCATCTTCCCACATCCACTATCATCCCACCAGGACTCACCTCCCAAATCTCCCCGCCGTCTCAGTTTCAGTGGTATCTTCCGCTCCTCGCCCAGCTCAGCGCCTGCCCGGATCTTCTCCAAATCTAGAAAAG GCTCTGGGCTTTCGACTCCCCCCACCACCCCGACTCAGAGTCCCGCTCCACCAGTCTTCTCTATGGAGAGCCCTAGTCCTGTGGAGCGGGTGGAGGAACGCCGATCCCGCTCTCTCTCATCTCCACCAGACACAGGACAGCGCTTCAGCCTGAGCACCTCCACCAACAAACCCCCGATCGCCTCGTACACCTTTTACTCTACCTCACGCCAG AGCTGCGTACTTGCTGAAGGCATGCTGGaaaaacttgaacttgataatGAAG CTGCTGAAGAGCCAGACAATGACATTTACATGCGCTTTATGAAATCCCACAAGTGCTATGACCTCATCCCCACCAGCTCCAAACTAGTGGTCTTTGACACTTCATTACAG GTAAAGAAAGCTTTCTTTGCCTTGGTTGCTAATGGAGTTCGAGCTGCACCATTGTGGGAAACCAAAAAGCAAAGCTTTGTGG GAATGTTAACCATCACAGACTTCATCATCATACTGCACAGATACTACAAATCACCACTG GTGCAAATATATGAACTGGAGGAGCATAAAATTGAGACTTGGAGAG AACTGTACTTGCAAGAAACTTTTAAACCCTTAGTCAACATATCTCCAGATGCAAG TATATTTGATGCCGTATACTCGCTCATCAAAAATAAGATCCATCGTTTGCCAGTGATCGATCCAGTCACAGGAAACGCTCTGTATATCCTCACACACAAGAGGATCCTCAAGTTTCTGCAGCTCTTT GTGTGTGAGATGCCTAAACCAGCCTTCATGAGGCAGACTCTGGAGGAGCTGGGCATTGGCACATACAGCAACATCGCTTTCATTCACCCAGATACACCCATTATTAAAGCCCTGGGCATGTTTGTGGAGAGGAGAGTGTCTGCCCTGCCGGTGGTGGACGTTACAG GAAAGGTTGTGGACATATACTCCAAATTTGATGTCATT AACCTGGCTGCTGAGAAGACCTACAATAACCTGGACATCACTGTGACTCAGGCGCTGCTGCATCGTTCACAATACTTCGAGGGAGTCATGAAGTGTTATCGACACGAGACCGTGGAGACTATAGTGGACAGGATCGTCAAAGCTGAG gtGCACAGGCTGGTAGTGGTGGATGATAACTCCAGCATCGAGGGCATCATCTCTCTCTCAGACATCCTGCAGGCGCTGGTTCTCACCCCCGCAG GAGGACGCAGAAGGGACAGTGTGACTGAATGA
- the LOC127951039 gene encoding 5'-AMP-activated protein kinase subunit gamma-1 isoform X2 has product MDGETDRTDKDEMHKGDGSESASTPASQPCTPSSAPVCPRTSPGTPKSIFPHPLSSHQDSPPKSPRRLSFSGIFRSSPSSAPARIFSKSRKGSGLSTPPTTPTQSPAPPVFSMESPSPVERVEERRSRSLSSPPDTGQRFSLSTSTNKPPIASYTFYSTSRQSCVLAEGMLEKLELDNEAAEEPDNDIYMRFMKSHKCYDLIPTSSKLVVFDTSLQVKKAFFALVANGVRAAPLWETKKQSFVGMLTITDFIIILHRYYKSPLVQIYELEEHKIETWRELYLQETFKPLVNISPDASIFDAVYSLIKNKIHRLPVIDPVTGNALYILTHKRILKFLQLFVCEMPKPAFMRQTLEELGIGTYSNIAFIHPDTPIIKALGMFVERRVSALPVVDVTGKVVDIYSKFDVINLAAEKTYNNLDITVTQALLHRSQYFEGVMKCYRHETVETIVDRIVKAEVHRLVVVDDNSSIEGIISLSDILQALVLTPAGGRRRDSVTE; this is encoded by the exons GGTGACGGTAGTGAGTCAGCTAGCACTCCTGCCAGTCAGCCCTGTACCCCATCTTCAGCCCCCGTATGTCCCAGGACCAGTCCAGGCACTCCTAAAAGCATCTTCCCACATCCACTATCATCCCACCAGGACTCACCTCCCAAATCTCCCCGCCGTCTCAGTTTCAGTGGTATCTTCCGCTCCTCGCCCAGCTCAGCGCCTGCCCGGATCTTCTCCAAATCTAGAAAAG GCTCTGGGCTTTCGACTCCCCCCACCACCCCGACTCAGAGTCCCGCTCCACCAGTCTTCTCTATGGAGAGCCCTAGTCCTGTGGAGCGGGTGGAGGAACGCCGATCCCGCTCTCTCTCATCTCCACCAGACACAGGACAGCGCTTCAGCCTGAGCACCTCCACCAACAAACCCCCGATCGCCTCGTACACCTTTTACTCTACCTCACGCCAG AGCTGCGTACTTGCTGAAGGCATGCTGGaaaaacttgaacttgataatGAAG CTGCTGAAGAGCCAGACAATGACATTTACATGCGCTTTATGAAATCCCACAAGTGCTATGACCTCATCCCCACCAGCTCCAAACTAGTGGTCTTTGACACTTCATTACAG GTAAAGAAAGCTTTCTTTGCCTTGGTTGCTAATGGAGTTCGAGCTGCACCATTGTGGGAAACCAAAAAGCAAAGCTTTGTGG GAATGTTAACCATCACAGACTTCATCATCATACTGCACAGATACTACAAATCACCACTG GTGCAAATATATGAACTGGAGGAGCATAAAATTGAGACTTGGAGAG AACTGTACTTGCAAGAAACTTTTAAACCCTTAGTCAACATATCTCCAGATGCAAG TATATTTGATGCCGTATACTCGCTCATCAAAAATAAGATCCATCGTTTGCCAGTGATCGATCCAGTCACAGGAAACGCTCTGTATATCCTCACACACAAGAGGATCCTCAAGTTTCTGCAGCTCTTT GTGTGTGAGATGCCTAAACCAGCCTTCATGAGGCAGACTCTGGAGGAGCTGGGCATTGGCACATACAGCAACATCGCTTTCATTCACCCAGATACACCCATTATTAAAGCCCTGGGCATGTTTGTGGAGAGGAGAGTGTCTGCCCTGCCGGTGGTGGACGTTACAG GAAAGGTTGTGGACATATACTCCAAATTTGATGTCATT AACCTGGCTGCTGAGAAGACCTACAATAACCTGGACATCACTGTGACTCAGGCGCTGCTGCATCGTTCACAATACTTCGAGGGAGTCATGAAGTGTTATCGACACGAGACCGTGGAGACTATAGTGGACAGGATCGTCAAAGCTGAG gtGCACAGGCTGGTAGTGGTGGATGATAACTCCAGCATCGAGGGCATCATCTCTCTCTCAGACATCCTGCAGGCGCTGGTTCTCACCCCCGCAG GAGGACGCAGAAGGGACAGTGTGACTGAATGA
- the LOC127951039 gene encoding 5'-AMP-activated protein kinase subunit gamma-1 isoform X3, giving the protein MKRFGSLRRTKRRHDEELLSGRRQSESTCLSGSGLSTPPTTPTQSPAPPVFSMESPSPVERVEERRSRSLSSPPDTGQRFSLSTSTNKPPIASYTFYSTSRQSCVLAEGMLEKLELDNEAAEEPDNDIYMRFMKSHKCYDLIPTSSKLVVFDTSLQVKKAFFALVANGVRAAPLWETKKQSFVGMLTITDFIIILHRYYKSPLVQIYELEEHKIETWRELYLQETFKPLVNISPDASIFDAVYSLIKNKIHRLPVIDPVTGNALYILTHKRILKFLQLFVCEMPKPAFMRQTLEELGIGTYSNIAFIHPDTPIIKALGMFVERRVSALPVVDVTGKVVDIYSKFDVINLAAEKTYNNLDITVTQALLHRSQYFEGVMKCYRHETVETIVDRIVKAEVHRLVVVDDNSSIEGIISLSDILQALVLTPAGGRRRDSVTE; this is encoded by the exons ATGAAGAGGTTTGGTAGTTTGCGTCGGACAAAGAGGCGCCATGATGAGGAGCTGCTTTCAGGGAGACGGCAGTCAGAGTCGACATGTTTGTCTG GCTCTGGGCTTTCGACTCCCCCCACCACCCCGACTCAGAGTCCCGCTCCACCAGTCTTCTCTATGGAGAGCCCTAGTCCTGTGGAGCGGGTGGAGGAACGCCGATCCCGCTCTCTCTCATCTCCACCAGACACAGGACAGCGCTTCAGCCTGAGCACCTCCACCAACAAACCCCCGATCGCCTCGTACACCTTTTACTCTACCTCACGCCAG AGCTGCGTACTTGCTGAAGGCATGCTGGaaaaacttgaacttgataatGAAG CTGCTGAAGAGCCAGACAATGACATTTACATGCGCTTTATGAAATCCCACAAGTGCTATGACCTCATCCCCACCAGCTCCAAACTAGTGGTCTTTGACACTTCATTACAG GTAAAGAAAGCTTTCTTTGCCTTGGTTGCTAATGGAGTTCGAGCTGCACCATTGTGGGAAACCAAAAAGCAAAGCTTTGTGG GAATGTTAACCATCACAGACTTCATCATCATACTGCACAGATACTACAAATCACCACTG GTGCAAATATATGAACTGGAGGAGCATAAAATTGAGACTTGGAGAG AACTGTACTTGCAAGAAACTTTTAAACCCTTAGTCAACATATCTCCAGATGCAAG TATATTTGATGCCGTATACTCGCTCATCAAAAATAAGATCCATCGTTTGCCAGTGATCGATCCAGTCACAGGAAACGCTCTGTATATCCTCACACACAAGAGGATCCTCAAGTTTCTGCAGCTCTTT GTGTGTGAGATGCCTAAACCAGCCTTCATGAGGCAGACTCTGGAGGAGCTGGGCATTGGCACATACAGCAACATCGCTTTCATTCACCCAGATACACCCATTATTAAAGCCCTGGGCATGTTTGTGGAGAGGAGAGTGTCTGCCCTGCCGGTGGTGGACGTTACAG GAAAGGTTGTGGACATATACTCCAAATTTGATGTCATT AACCTGGCTGCTGAGAAGACCTACAATAACCTGGACATCACTGTGACTCAGGCGCTGCTGCATCGTTCACAATACTTCGAGGGAGTCATGAAGTGTTATCGACACGAGACCGTGGAGACTATAGTGGACAGGATCGTCAAAGCTGAG gtGCACAGGCTGGTAGTGGTGGATGATAACTCCAGCATCGAGGGCATCATCTCTCTCTCAGACATCCTGCAGGCGCTGGTTCTCACCCCCGCAG GAGGACGCAGAAGGGACAGTGTGACTGAATGA